In Gossypium arboreum isolate Shixiya-1 chromosome 6, ASM2569848v2, whole genome shotgun sequence, the following are encoded in one genomic region:
- the LOC108483988 gene encoding UDP-arabinose 4-epimerase 1, whose amino-acid sequence MLNFARGRSQTRSTRSMPFAGMEYHDPKRKSNFVGKILMAAALTAVCIIMLKQSPTFGTPSQFSRHEEGVTHVLVTGGAGYIGSHAALRLLKESYRVTIVDNLSRGNIGAVKVLQELFPEPGRLQFIYADLGDAKAVNKIFSENAFDAVIHFAAVAYVGESTLDPLKYYHNITSNTLVVLEAMAAHGVNTLIYSSTCATYGEPEKMPITEETPQVPINPYGKAKKMAEDIILDFSKNSDMAVMILRYFNVIGSDPEGRLGEAPRPELREHGRISGACFDAARGIMPGLKVKGTDYNTHDGTCIRDYIDVTDLVDAHVKALQKAQPSKVGIYNVGTGKGRSVKEFVEACKKATGVDIKVDYLPRRPGDYAEVFSDPTKIRRELNWTAQHTDLEESLKTAWRWQKAHRDGYGAS is encoded by the exons ATGCTAAATTTTGCCAGAGGAAGAAGCCAGACAAGGTCAACCAGATCTATGCCTTTTGCTG GCATGGAATACCATGATCCCAAAAGGAAGAGCAATTTTGTAGGAAAAATCCTTATGGCTGCTGCCCTTACAGCCGTTTGCATCATCATGCTCAAGCAATCTCCGACATTTGGTACTCCAAGTCAG TTCTCCCGACATGAAGAAGGTGTAACTCATGTTCTTGTAACTGGTGGTGCTGGCTATATTGGTTCACATGCTGCTTTACGACTTTTGAAGGAGTCATACCGTGTAACTATTGTG GACAATCTTTCACGTGGAAACATAGGTGCCGTTAAGGTTCTACAAGAGTTATTTCCAGAACCAGGAAGGCTTCAATTCATTTATGCTGATCTGGGGGATGCAAAAGCT gtaaataaaatattttcagaAAATGCATTTGACGCTGTAATACACTTTGCGGCTGTTGCATATGTTGGGGAGAGTACACTTGATCCTCTCAA GTATTATCACAACATTACTTCAAACACCTTGGTGGTGTTAGAGGCAATGGCTGCTCACGGTGTTAACACTCTGATATACTCTAGTACATGTGCCACATATGGGGAGCCTGAAAAGATGCCAATCACGGAAGAAACCCCACAG GTTCCAATCAATCCATATGGAAAAGCTAAGAAGATGGCAGAAGATATCATCTTGGATTTCTCCAAGAATTCAGACATGGCAGTTATGATCCTAAG ATACTTCAATGTGATTGGGTCAGATCCTGAAGGAAGATTAGGTGAAGCTCCCAGACCTGAGTTGCGTGAGCATGGACGAATTTCAGGTGCTTGTTTTGATGCAGCTCGTGGTATTATGCCTGGTCTAAAG GTCAAGGGAACAGACTATAACACACATGATGGGACTTGCATACGAGATTATATCGATGTTACTGACTTAGTCGATGCTCATGTTAAAGCTCTTCAAAAGGCGCAACCCAGTAAAGTAGGAATCTACAATGTTGGCACTGGAAAAGGTAGATCGGTAAAAGAGTTTGTAGAGGCCTGTAAGAAAGCAACAGGGGTAGATATAAAAGTTGATTATCTTCCCCGCCGACCTGGTGATTACGCCGAAGTATTTAGTGACCCAACTAAGATCAGGCGTGAACTGAACTGGACAGCTCAACATACCGATCTCGAGGAGAGTTTAAAGACTGCATGGAGATGGCAAAAGGCGCACCGTGATGGATATGGAGCCTCTTAA